A genomic segment from Malus domestica chromosome 05, GDT2T_hap1 encodes:
- the LOC114824770 gene encoding uncharacterized protein, with amino-acid sequence MPRNEFWGFNKLRSILELLRRNRSLTGNASPGPFPATAVSKVDQGYSIQQGLRYLSVNSKPWTKLDTKMVNSGKEKAQQLQPAATPTRLGIGQRVKWILGSILALILPLWTQNWGKLKRIEREAEMVVEEVEKVAEVVERVATVAEKVSEDVADELPDNTKLKEKVLLAEHVFEVAAKDAKQAEDFIHKVETLKHDLEDLETIAESIVDNNNHKIGK; translated from the exons ATGCCTAGGAATGAGTTCTGGGGTTTCAACAAATTGAGAAGCATTCTTGAACTACTTCGTCGCAATAGATCTTTGACTGGCAATGCATCGCCTGGACCGTTCCCAGCTACAGCAGTTTCTAAGGTTGACCAGGGTTATTCGATACAGCAAGGTTTACGGTATTTAAGTGTCAACAGCAAACCATGGACAAAACTCGATACAAAAAT GGTAAACAGTGGAAAGGAAAAGGCTCAACAATTACAACCAGCAGCAACTCCTACTAGGCTCGGCATCGGTCAAAG GGTAAAATGGATTTTGGGATCTATATTGGCACTAATCCTTCCTCTTTGGACTCAGAATTGGGGAAAACTCAAAAGGATTGAAC GAGAGGCAGAAATGGTTGtggaagaggtagagaaagtAGCCGAGGTTGTGGAAAGGGTGGCAACTGTGGCGGAGAAGGTGTCCGAGGACGTTGCCGACGAACTCCCTGATAATACCAAACTAAAGGAAAAGGTTTTACTGGCAGAACATGTTTTCGAAGTGGCTGCTAAAGATGCTAAACAAGCTGAAGATTTCATTCACAAG gTGGAAACGTTGAAACATGATCTGGAAGACTTGGAGACAATAGCAGAATCCATTGTTGATAATAATAACCATAAGATTGGGAAATGa
- the LOC114824771 gene encoding V-type proton ATPase 16 kDa proteolipid subunit: MSSTFSGDETAPFFGFLGAAAALVFSCMGAAYGTAKSGVGVASMGVMRPELVMKSIVPVVMAGVLGIYGLIIAVIISTGINPKAKSYYLFDGYAHLSSGLACGLAGLSAGMAIGIVGDAGVRANAQQPKLFVGMILILIFAEALALYGLIVGIILSSRSGQSRAD, translated from the exons ATGTCTTCAACATTCAGTGGCGATGAAACGGCGCCGTTCTTCGGCTTCCTCGGCGCTGCTGCTGCCCTCGTTTTCTCAT GTATGGGAGCTGCCTATGGCACAGCAAAGAGTGGTGTTGGTGTGGCATCCATGGGGGTGATGAGGCCTGAGCTGGTGATGAAATCCATTGTTCCGGTCGTTATGGCTGGAGTTTTGGGTATTTATGGCCTTATTATTGCTGTTATCATCAGTACTGGGATTAACCCAAAGGCCAAGTCATACTACCTCTTTGATGGTTATGCACATCTCTCTTCTGGTCTTGCTTGCGGTCTCGCTGGACTCTCTGCTGGAATGGCAATTGGTATTGTTGGCGACGCTGGTGTGAG AGCTAATGCACAGCAGCCAAAACTCTTTGTTGGGATGATCCTCATTCTCATCTTTGCTGAAGCACTGGCCCTCTACGGCCTCATTGTTGGCATCATCTTGTCTTCTCGATCAGGGCAATCCAGAGCGGACTAA